A genome region from Setaria italica strain Yugu1 chromosome III, Setaria_italica_v2.0, whole genome shotgun sequence includes the following:
- the LOC101758892 gene encoding uncharacterized protein LOC101758892: MRKVCANLDREDGLDTVLEVPVPESHHEPSARGGRRRRRTVTAWVRSHMDQRHRRDGAPPSRADVQLMLGVIGAPLVPQPVEARKAMAGKDIKEEPLEVSKAKYIVEQYVAAAGGEPALSAATSMYAMGKVRMRTAKGQKAKTGMGVVNGGGEVAGGFVVWQKMPEMWCVEMVVAGGTKMSAGSDGKVAWRQTPWQQAHASRGPPRPLRRCVQGLDPKSTANLFSTATWVGEKCIDDDDCFVLRVDADPSALRARSSADVEVVRHAVWGYFSQRTGLLVRLEDSHLLRIHVHGEATETAYWETSMESSIGDYRAVDGINVAHAGRTVVSLSRFGSGADEDDGSDAARGKRTCTCLEETWSIEEVDFNIMGLSTECFLPPRDMIPACNSKPVEKEQRKKDAVAVPVNCAAGLDVIKSKNSDGGVRPAAARKALVPSATGLGWFGPAKVVAVETVDAAE; the protein is encoded by the exons ATGAGGAAGGTGTGCGCTAACCTAGACCGGGAGGACGGTTTGGACACCGTGCTCGAGGTGCCCGTCCCGGAGTCCCACCACGAGCCGTCCGCccgcggtggccggcgccggcgccgcacggTGACCGCGTGGGTGCGGTCGCACATGGACCAGCGCCACCGGCGAGACGGCGCACCGCCGTCCCGGGCCGACGTGCAGCTCATGCTCGGCGTCATCGGCGCGCCGCTGGTACCGCAGCCCGTGGAGGCGAGGAAGGCCATGGCCGGGAAGGACATCAAGGAAGAGCCCCTT GAGGTTTCGAAGGCCAAGTACATCGTGGAGCAGTacgtcgcggcggcgggaggggagcCGGCGCTGAGCGCGGCGACGAGTATGTACGCGATGGGGAAGGTGCGGATGAGGACTGCCAAGGGGCAGAAGGCCAAGACAGGAATGGGCGTcgtcaacggcggcggcgaggtcgccggcggcttCGTGGTGTGGCAGAAGATGCCCGAGATGTGGTGCGTGGagatggtggtggccggcggcaccAAAATGAGCGCCGGCAGCGACGGCAAGGTCGCCTGGCGCCAGACGCCCTGGCAGCAAGCCCACGCATCCCGAGGGCCCCCAAGACCGCTCCGCCGATGCGTTCAG GGTCTGGATCCGAAATCGACGGCGAACCTGTTCTCGACAGCAACATGGGTCGGCGAGAAGTGCATCGACGACGATGACTGCTTCGTGCTCCGCGTCGACGCCGACCCCTCGGCGCTCCGCGCCCGGAGCAGCGCCGACGTTGAGGTCGTCCGGCACGCCGTGTGGGGGTACTTCAGCCAGAGGACGGGGCTCCTGGTCCGCCTTGAGGACAGCCACCTGCTGCGCATCCACGTGCACGGCGAGGCCACCGAGACCGCCTACTGGGAGACCTCCATGGAGTCGTCCATCGGCGACTACCGCGCCGTCGACGGCATCAACGTCGCGCACGCCGGCCGTACCGTCGTGTCGCTGTCCCGTTTCGGcagcggcgccgacgaggacgacggctcCGACGCCGCGCGCGGTAAGAGGACTTGCACGTGCCTGGAGGAGACGTGGAGCATCGAGGAGGTGGACTTCAACATCATGGGCCTGTCCACAGAGTGCTTCTTGCCTCCCAGAGACATGATCCCAGCTTGCAACTCTAAACCGGTAGAGAAGGAGCAGCGCAAGAAGGACGCCGTTGCCGTTCCTGTAAATTGTGCAGCAGGACTTGACGTCATCAAGAGCAAGAACAGTGATGGCGGCGTCAGACCAGCGGCAGCGAGAAAGGCGCTTGTTCCGTCGGCGACTGGGCTTGGCTGGTTCGGGCCGGCGAAGGTTGTAGCGGTGGAAACTGTCGACGCCGCCGAGTAA